One part of the Marichromatium purpuratum 984 genome encodes these proteins:
- a CDS encoding CNP1-like family protein — MTNLAYRLLPLLLPLALLRPLPALADNAFVTDAEAPTPSSVREGTRWQERATPPPPWPEESDLIEFELDRPHAGFRYFIDGRHLQIGDDGVVRYTLVAQAPSGARNLSFEGLRCTPRGTYKSYAYGAAGRFVLLDDPQWLPIDDHDHERFRKALWRHHFCVPRGFAPRPRKDMIRSLQGRIAPLQNSGFLTD; from the coding sequence ATGACCAACCTCGCCTATCGCCTGCTCCCGCTGTTGCTGCCGTTGGCGCTGCTGCGCCCGCTCCCCGCACTCGCCGACAACGCCTTCGTCACCGACGCCGAGGCGCCGACGCCCTCGAGCGTGCGCGAGGGCACGCGCTGGCAGGAACGCGCCACCCCGCCGCCGCCCTGGCCCGAGGAGTCCGACCTGATCGAGTTCGAGCTCGATCGGCCGCACGCCGGTTTCCGCTATTTCATCGACGGTCGTCACTTGCAGATCGGCGACGACGGCGTGGTGCGCTATACCCTGGTCGCCCAGGCACCGAGCGGCGCTCGCAACCTCTCCTTCGAGGGGCTGCGCTGCACCCCGCGCGGCACCTACAAGAGCTACGCCTACGGTGCCGCCGGACGCTTCGTGCTGCTCGACGACCCGCAGTGGCTGCCGATCGACGACCACGACCACGAGCGCTTTCGCAAGGCGCTGTGGCGTCATCACTTCTGCGTCCCGCGCGGCTTCGCCCCGCGTCCCCGCAAGGACATGATCCGCTCGCTGCAGGGCCGGATCGCGCCCCTGCAGAACAGCGGCTTCCTCACCGACTGA
- a CDS encoding CreA family protein, whose product MRKLLATIVLLILSAPLAAEVIGSVSTKFKILGPNDKIVVEAFEDEDIPGVVCYISRAKTGGVSGAVGVAEDTSDASIECTQVGPITLPDAVRDGKRDGEEVFKKRTSLLFKSLQVVRFYDAPRHALVYLSYSDKIIEGSPKNSISAVAIQPWPTQAH is encoded by the coding sequence ATGCGCAAGCTGCTGGCCACCATCGTCCTGCTCATCCTGAGCGCCCCGCTCGCGGCCGAGGTCATCGGCAGCGTCTCGACCAAGTTCAAGATCCTCGGACCCAACGACAAGATCGTCGTCGAGGCCTTCGAGGACGAGGACATCCCCGGTGTCGTCTGCTATATCAGCCGTGCCAAGACCGGCGGGGTCTCCGGCGCGGTCGGGGTCGCCGAGGACACCTCGGATGCCTCGATCGAGTGCACCCAGGTCGGCCCGATCACGCTGCCCGACGCGGTGCGCGACGGCAAGCGCGACGGCGAGGAGGTGTTCAAGAAGCGTACCTCGCTGCTGTTCAAAAGCCTGCAGGTGGTGCGCTTCTACGACGCGCCGCGTCACGCCCTGGTCTATCTGAGCTACAGCGACAAGATCATCGAGGGCTCACCGAAGAACAGCATCTCGGCCGTCGCCATCCAGCCCTGGCCGACCCAGGCGCACTGA